From a region of the Saccharomyces paradoxus chromosome IV, complete sequence genome:
- the HKR1 gene encoding Hkr1p (Mucin family member that functions as an osmosensor in the HOG pathway~similar to YDR420W), whose translation MVSLKINKILLLVSLLNAIEAYSNNTIYSSLHNSGTESTPPHSTDSISNTGFSSEENAVTSSPETTTLAGQYSGSGRAVANEKQHTNTFNEYVGTSTTTQNSNAVLSGEQYTEVATPSSSTVATPAQSYTDASQISQTLSRNSESVPKSNDDTTFSESIDSIIISTSDGTAVPREIDPITTTASSFSKGESTLPQSSGISGMARTTQAVSGVSQLSSITTAATTDSIKSELMQTALSSTILSERPTEEEYAMSKSELSENRGSSLTVYPEGKSSSLIASLLSSYSQTKSTQTFDSSQAAVGVSRPSSITRTTSIDSFSSESMHTQLDNTISSEISTGKHSTNEFELSAHYGWGDSNYPEQELIVDRPFTSSTTKASSVISQNTGLVSNSITISPISTTNFMVSITSNTAIVTSTANTVPFTSVHSTSPSTYVSPILNSSPFSSASLSSQFGIAPFPSAYLSFSSDFVSTSSQTSSPAASAAVSSVYTSSPAASVAPSSTSTISPTSTSSPHGIASSPAASAPVSSVYTSSPAASVAPSSTSTISPTSTSSPHGIASSPAASAAVSSVYTSSPAASVAPSSTSTISPTSTSSPHGIASSPAASAAVSSVYTSSPAASVAPSSTSTISPTSTSSPHGIASSPAASAAMPSVYTSSPLTHVAVSSVYTSSPAASVVLSSTSTISPTSTSSSHMIASSPAASTAVSSVYTSTPLTYVAISSISTSSLYEYAPSPSTSSSTSSTYAYFSSAYALEFSSEEHSTTSAIPVIQVQSASSGFTDSLQQTSIAIQSLASQVISKSSTSNDETYSSAFSVFSPSASNLVETSLIILSTPISPTNAGNSPESSSLQKQLPSSTKTSYDMVSQNTETSGRSAAVSNFLYISSTVKSDNERFSAIPKKTTTIPSSVKVSSLSASSSRHSATGIPLNVIDSSKSTGSYTPSFYYSSSSISSVKHSKETIPASKSVSNTQERITSFTLTSRLNSQAQKSEVRSAVSAQQDSHFSSSSSLSANTKVSSKTSSNRVSKTITENGEKTSLTTRKTQYKSLSGSSGSYSRSFTKISTGLLTTVVQTQASTNPELTAPASSAYPTASYPPPNSYAWLPTAIIVESSETGTTTASFNPSITGSLPNAIEPAVTVSEPTNHTLITIGFTAALNYVFLVQNPLSSAQIFNFLPLVLKYPFLNTSSELESSTDGLSSFVLSYQSGSSTTTLSPEPMSSLSVVKKKKQRKNATKSTEDSYLPQIDTSSIAVKKIVPMVDSSKAYIISVAEVYFPTEAVAYLQKLIVDANSTLYNNPQTPLRSLAGLIDSRIPLGGLTLYGPGDGGYVPSSTSSSVSDSLKGNSQDKVGTYKYGALDDFINSFTDSASAGSYAVKIIIFLIILTSGVLLWLLLAFFAFRHRNILLKRRPRDCIEKSLGSERNLESTELSRSSSGNQIYNEKPPESEGESVHSAVDDQYIMTGENTVYNIIHGLHYTINDDGDFLYRDAVPIDFDQTNENEGSGIDSIVRECVYDKNQDATEAYLNDEESISGILDVDDNGDIRLYDNYSDDEEPNSFLLPDEVIEEYNKNHLCKIKLDGLGTGSCTTDDPDTGNLVTNEFSSGSQTCLPSTTYTTPLHTNSIKLHTLRYAESPLPKPNQALFSNLEDLEIEDIDDNGSVSDLQIEELDALDEELYKRMSKVIKQQNH comes from the coding sequence ATGGTCtcattgaaaataaataaaattttgCTCCTGGTATCATTGTTAAATGCAATTGAGGCTTATAGCAACAATACAATATATTCAAGTTTACACAATAGTGGAACAGAGAGCACCCCCCCACATTCAACAGACTCGATATCCAATACCGGATTTAGCAGCGAAGAAAATGCAGTCACATCAAGCCCTGAGACAACCACATTGGCTGGCCAATATAGTGGAAGTGGAAGGGCAGTagcaaatgaaaaacagCACACTAATACGTTCAACGAGTATGTTGGTACGTCGACGACAACACAAAATTCTAATGCGGTGTTATCAGGGGAACAGTATACGGAAGTTGCGACGCCTAGTAGTAGCACTGTAGCTACGCCTGCGCAATCCTATACTGACGCATCACAAATTTCACAAACACTTAGTCGAAATTCGGAGTCTGTCCCAAAGTCAAATGACGATACAACCTTCTCGGAATCCATAGATAGCATAATAATATCCACATCAGATGGTACAGCAGTACCGAGAGAGATAGATCCAATAACAACCACAGCTTCTTCGTTTTCCAAAGGCGAAAGCACATTACCTCAAAGTTCCGGTATTAGTGGCATGGCAAGGACTACACAAGCGGTATCTGGAGTTTCACAACTTTCCAGCATAACAACGGCTGCAACAACGGACAGTATTAAAAGTGAATTAATGCAAACTGCACTTTCCAGCACAATATTATCTGAAAGACCaactgaagaagaatatgcCATGAGCAAATCGGAGCTCTCTGAAAACCGCGGCTCAAGTTTAACCGTCTACCCTGAAGGGAAATCTAGCTCTCTCATTGCTAGTCTTTTATCCTCTTATAGCCAAACAAAGTCCACTCAAACTTTCGACAGCAGTCAAGCGGCTGTTGGGGTATCCCGGCCTTCTAGCATAACACGAACTACATCGATCGATAGTTTTAGTAGTGAATCAATGCACACACAACTTGACAACACAATATCATCTGAAATATCAACGGGCAAACATAGTACAAATGAATTCGAGCTTTCGGCACATTATGGCTGGGGTGATAGCAACTATCCTGAACAAGAGCTGATTGTCGATCGTCCATTCACTTCTTCCACCACGAAAGCGTCCTCGGTGATAAGTCAAAATACAGGCCTTGTGTCTAATTCAATCACGATATCACCGATATCCACAACAAACTTTATGGTCAGCATTACATCGAATACTGCTATTGTAACTTCAACTGCGAATACAGTGCCGTTCACCTCTGTTCATTCAACCTCTCCGTCCACTTATGTGTCCCCTATTCTTAACTCTTCTCCCTTCTCGTCTGCATCTCTTTCCTCTCAGTTTGGCATTGCTCCTTTTCCATCTGCTTACCTTTCTTTCTCATCAGATTTTGTTTCCACCTCTTCTCAAACATCCTCTCCAGCAGCTTCTGCTGCTGTGTCCTCTGTCTACACGTCTTCACCAGCAGCTTCTGTCGCACCTTCATCTACGTCCACAATATCACCTACTTCCACGTCCTCCCCACATGGGATTGCTTCCTCTCCAGCAGCTTCTGCTCCTGTGTCCTCTGTCTACACGTCTTCACCAGCAGCTTCTGTCGCACCTTCATCTACGTCCACAATATCACCTACTTCCACGTCCTCCCCACATGGGATTGCTTCCTCTCCAGCAGCTTCTGCTGCTGTGTCCTCTGTCTACACGTCTTCACCAGCAGCTTCTGTCGCACCTTCATCTACGTCCACAATATCACCTACTTCCACGTCCTCCCCACATGGGATTGCTTCCTCTCCAGCAGCTTCTGCTGCTGTGTCCTCTGTCTACACGTCTTCACCAGCAGCTTCTGTCGCACCTTCATCTACGTCCACAATATCACCTACTTCCACGTCCTCCCCACATGGGATTGCTTCCTCTCCAGCAGCTTCTGCTGCCATGCCCTCAGTCTACACGTCTTCGCCACTAACTCATGTTGCTGTATCCTCAGTCTACACGTCTTCACCAGCAGCTTCTGTAGTACTTTCATCTACGTCTACCATATCACCTACTTCCACGTCCTCCTCACATATGATTGCTTCCTCCCCAGCAGCTTCTACTGCCGTGTCCTCCGTCTACACGTCTACGCCACTAACCTATGTCGCCATATCATCCATTTCTACATCCTCTCTATACGAATATGCGCCTTCACCATCTACTTCTTCCTCCACCTCTTCTACTTACGCATACTTTTCATCCGCTTACGCccttgaattttcttctgaagAGCATTCAACAACATCCGCGATACCAGTAATTCAAGTACAGAGTGCATCTTCCGGTTTTACGGATTCGCTACAGCAGACTTCCATTGCAATTCAAAGTTTAGCGTCTCAGGTCATTTCTAAAAGCTCAACTTCAAATGATGAAACATATTCAAGTGCGTTTTCTGTTTTTAGCCCCTCAGCTTCGAATTTGGTTGAAACTTCTCTGATAATTTTATCAACTCCAATAAGCCCAACGAACGCGGGCAACTCGCCTGAAAGTAGTTCACTTCAGAAGCAGCTTCCTAGTAGTACAAAAACTTCTTACGATATGGTCAGCCAGAATACTGAGACCAGTGGCAGATCCGCAGCAGtatcaaattttctatACATATCCTCTACAGTGAAATCAGACAATGAAAGGTTTTCGGCCATTCCTAAAAAGACTACTACAATTCCAAGTAGCGTAAAGGTATCCTCTTTATCTGCCTCAAGTTCTCGTCATTCCGCGACTGGAATACCATTGAATGTTATTGACTCGTCAAAAAGCACAGGGTCATATACACCTTCATTTTACTACTCATCctcttcaatatcttcagtaaaacattcaaaagaaactatACCTGCCAGTAAGTCTGTTTCAAACACACAAGAAAGAATCACAAGTTTTACGCTAACATCACGATTAAATAGTCAGGCTCAAAAATCCGAAGTGAGAAGTGCTGTGAGTGCTCAACAAGATTCCCATTTTTCATCTAGCTCATCGCTTTCCGCAAATACGAAGGTTAGTTCGAAAACTTCATCCAATAGGGTATCGAAAACCATAACCGAAAATGGGGAGAAAACCAGCTTAACTACAAGAAAGACGCAATATAAAAGTTTGTCTGGAAGTAGTGGGTCATATTCTCGGTCATTTACGAAGATCTCAACTGGACTACTTACGACTGTAGTACAAACTCAGGCAAGTACTAATCCAGAACTTACAGCCCCCGCCTCATCTGCATATCCTACGGCTTCATACCCCCCTCCAAATAGTTACGCGTGGTTACCTACTGCTATTATAGTGGAATCATCCGAAACGGGGACAACTACAGCATCATTTAACCCATCAATCACTGGATCGCTTCCCAACGCAATCGAGCCGGCTGTTACTGTATCGGAACCTACTAACCACACTTTAATCACGATCGGATTCACGGCTGCTTTGAATTATGTATTTTTGGTTCAAAATCCATTATCTTCGGCtcaaattttcaactttttacCTCTCGTTTTGAAGTATCCCTTTTTAAACACCTCATCAGAACTGGAGAGTAGCACTGATGGGTTATCCAGTTTTGTTCTTTCATACCAGTCTGGAAGTAGTACAACAACCCTTTCCCCAGAACCTATGTCATCATTATCAGttgtgaagaaaaaaaagcagagAAAAAATGCCACTAAGTCGACTGAGGACTCATATCTTCCACAAATTGACACCTCCTCAATAGCGGTGAAAAAGATTGTTCCCATGGTGGACTCTTCAAAAGCATATATTATATCAGTTGCGGAGGTATATTTTCCAACAGAAGCCGTAGCATATCTTCAGAAGTTGATAGTTGACGCAAATTCGACTCTTTATAATAACCCTCAAACCCCGCTGCGAAGTTTAGCTGGCCTAATAGATAGCAGGATCCCATTAGGGGGTTTGACGTTGTATGGCCCTGGGGATGGAGGTTATGTCCCTAGTTCAACCTCATCGAGTGTCTCAGATTCTTTGAAAGGAAATTCGCAAGACAAAGTTGGAACTTACAAGTACGGAGCTTTGGACGATTTTATTAATTCGTTCACAGACTCTGCGTCTGCAGGAAGTTACGCTGTaaaaatcatcatctttttgATCATATTAACGAGTGGTGTACTCTTGTGGTTATTACttgcattttttgctttccGTCATAGAAatatattattgaaaagacGTCCAAGGGACTGCATCGAGAAAAGCCTCGGTAGTGAAAGGAATCTTGAAAGTACTGAACTTTCCCGCTCATCTTCTGGCAACCAAATTTATAATGAAAAACCTCCAGAATCTGAAGGTGAAAGCGTCCACTCAGCGGTAGATGATCAGTACATTATGACTGGCGAAAATACAGTCTACAACATCATTCACGGATTACATTATACCATTAATGATGACGGTGACTTTTTGTACAGAGATGCAGTGCCTATTGATTTTGATCAAACAAATGAGAACGAAGGTTCCGGAATAGATAGTATCGTAAGAGAATGCGTGTATGACAAAAATCAAGATGCCACGGAAGCCTACTTGAATGACGAAGAGTCCATATCGGGCATTCTAGATGTCGATGACAACGGTGATATTCGATTATACGACAATTATTCCGACGATGAAGAACCAAACAGTTTCCTCTTGCCAGACGAAGTCATTGAAGAATATAACAAGAACCACTTATGCAAAATCAAACTTGATGGGCTAGGCACTGGGTCATGTACTACGGATGATCCCGACACCGGAAATCTGGTTACGAATGAGTTCTCTTCAGGCAGTCAGACATGTTTGCCAAGTACTACCTATACTACACCGCTTCATACCAATTCGATTAAACTTCACACATTACGCTACGCAGAATCTCCACTACCAAAACCAAATCAGGCTCTTTTCTCTAACCTTGAAGATTTAGAAATAGAGGACATTGACGACAATGGTAGTGTCTCCGACCTACAAATCGAAGAGCTGGATGCTTTAGATGAGGAGCTTTACAAGAGAATGTCCAAAGTCATAAAACAACAGAACCATTAA
- the ARO80 gene encoding Aro80p (Zinc finger transcriptional activator of the Zn2Cys6 family~similar to YDR421W) has product MSLKRRSSEKTAPALPKRRRTYQACISCRSRKVKCDLGPVDNPHDPPCARCKRELKKCIFSSNKGATNGPSPNMIDTICQTSLGESKQEIRNGSTSPIPSDIPLSRKGTNNETSFKSEGVKWKLELSSMQNALEFLAQAAGTVAKEGAKEIIKDKSATPKPLESSLHPPSKSATDEGLKRLSKSESAASATNTPYENTTAMLTFTLNANRKTSQLVEEISRVRPIPTRKIDDFEYIGPDSLLTKEEAIELIEAFFLTMHPFFPNIPLQLHTPEELAEYPILFCAILTVSARYHPFNTLGLDNGEDGMRHIEVHDKLWVYCQKLISQTIWAEASTRSIGTVLAFIIFTEWNPRSIHYKWSDYANDPELNNVNARGSKNINTRKDEEGLTGVGAIRRSDRMSWMLTGSAVRLAQDMGFIENSSKIFIVTHISETTSAMNMNQRSLLAESFSVLNLNLGKFENDGNENNEDYLGNEKFYLDEILPDNESRERWRRIFESSENDNDNEKYLLTDWEREFLNDEYVLYYSNKKDDTNLAQNHTPPFPLRFSFAQRAKIEIIRILSIAYETIYCEKNKRKLATTDQRHNLSVLSVFSPLIEGWLSNYREVLVPLSDVPFSLADRKNKKQMLDNIDRINGESIITDFNYCQLYIFSLALQVDGKTSRLNMNEIVTSARYVELAYRSAKEILGSAKRVSRQGMLKYMPVRWVIRIIRSIAFIVKCYLTLTGSELATNPDARNILKLSAISVDETFDIIRDTAVTLKEATPDELHLCQRYAAILMYLCTEMKLRKKSYLDRPPLLRSGTTSLEGNCESSLEGVEFAKKPTFSKRMGCNKTESNFEPSERPVTEEIDSNFNNPNNISSKAIVYPYVEQNNDITAALLNNELFQGPSLSEEVTDWFGASEDIGLEFVEPWTELIEQRYMQCGDGDNNNFENLYNLFVNSYDIDNDTDNSRPITRK; this is encoded by the coding sequence ATGTCTCTTAAGAGAAGATCCTCGGAAAAAACAGCACCTGCACTTCCTAAACGGAGAAGAACCTACCAAGCTTGCATCAGCTGCAGATCAAGGAAGGTGAAATGTGATCTGGGTCCAGTTGATAACCCCCACGACCCACCGTGTGCACGTTGCAAAAGGGAgctaaaaaaatgtatttttAGTTCTAATAAAGGTGCTACGAATGGCCCATCCCCTAACATGATTGATACAATATGCCAGACATCTTTAGGTGAGAGTAAGCAAGAGATACGGAATGGCTCAACGAGCCCGATTCCATCAGATATTCCTTTGTCAAGAAAAGGGACCAATAATGAAACATCTTTCAAATCAGAAGGGGTGAAGTGGAAGCTTGAACTTTCCTCCATGCAGAACGCTTTAGAGTTTTTAGCCCAAGCTGCTGGTACTGTAGCAAAAGAAGGAGCAAAGGAAATCATAAAGGACAAGTCTGCAACACCGAAACCGCTCGAAAGCTCTTTACATCCACCAAGTAAATCTGCCACGGACGAAGGGTTGAAACGACTTTCAAAAAGTGAGAGTGCTGCTTCTGCTACTAACACACCTTACGAAAATACGACAGCTATGCTTACTTTCACGCTGAATGCGAATAGGAAAACGTCGCAATTAGTAGAAGAAATTAGTAGAGTCAGACCCATACCCACCCGGAAAATAGATGACTTCGAATACATCGGTCCAGATAGCTTGCTCACAAAAGAGGAGGCGATTGAACTCATAGAGGCATTTTTTCTCACGATGCATCCGTTTTTCCCCAATATCCCACTACAATTGCATACTCCTGAAGAATTGGCAGAATATccaattttattttgtgCAATTTTGACTGTTTCTGCTCGCTATCATCCATTCAATACTTTAGGATTGGATAATGGGGAAGATGGGATGAGGCACATTGAAGTTCACGATAAATTATGGGTATATTGCCAGAAACTTATATCTCAAACAATTTGGGCAGAAGCTAGTACTAGGTCAATTGGTACCGTGCTTGCTTTCATAATTTTCACCGAATGGAACCCAAGAAGTATCCATTATAAGTGGTCAGACTATGCAAATGATCCAGAGTTAAACAATGTTAATGCTAGAGGAAGTAAGAATATTAACACGAGAAAGGACGAAGAAGGATTGACTGGTGTCGGCGCCATCCGTAGAAGCGACCGGATGTCATGGATGCTGACTGGGTCTGCAGTAAGACTGGCGCAAGATATGGGGTTCATTGAAAATAGctcaaaaatattcattgtTACTCATATATCTGAGACTACAAGTGCCATGAATATGAACCAAAGGTCTTTATTGGCGGAATCATTCAGCGTTTTAAACTTAAATTTAGGGAAGTTTGAAAACGatggaaatgaaaacaatgagGATTATCTTGGGaacgaaaaattttatctGGATGAGATTTTGCCTGATAATGAAAGCAGAGAAAGGTGGAGAAGAATTTTCGAAAGCtcagaaaatgataatgacaacGAGAAATATTTGTTAACAGATTGGGAAAGGGAGTTTTTGAACGATGAATACGTTTTATATTACTCTAATAAAAAGGACGATACTAACTTGGCACAAAACCATACGCCACCATTTCCGTTAAGATTCTCGTTCGCCCAAAGAGCAAAAATAGAGATAATTCGAATCCTATCCATAGCATATGAGACAATTTACTGCGAGAAGAATAAGAGAAAATTGGCAACAACTGACCAGAGACACAACCTGTCCGTTCTAAGTGTTTTTTCTCCCTTGATAGAGGGCTGGCTTAGCAACTACAGAGAAGTTCTTGTACCTCTTTCTGATGTTCCTTTCTCACTAGCAGataggaaaaataaaaaacaaatgCTTGATAACATCGATAGAATAAATGGTGAAAGTATTATCACAGATTTCAATTATTGTCAGCTTTACATCTTTTCCCTTGCGCTACAAGTAGATGGGAAAACAAGCAGATTGAATATGAATGAAATTGTGACAAGCGCGAGGTATGTAGAATTAGCTTACAGATCtgcaaaagaaatattggGTTCTGCCAAGCGAGTTTCACGACAAGGAATGCTAAAGTACATGCCCGTAAGATGGGTAATACGGATAATTAGATCCATCGCGTTCATAGTGAAATGCTACCTAACACTTACTGGCAGTGAACTTGCAACAAATCCAGATGCCAGAAACATCTTAAAGTTGAGTGCGATATCGGTTGATGAAACGTTCGATATCATTCGCGACACTGCAGTTACCTTGAAAGAAGCCACGCCAGATGAGTTACATCTTTGTCAAAGGTATGCAGCCATATTAATGTACTTATGCACAGAAATGAAACTTCGAAAAAAATCCTACTTAGATCGACCACCCTTATTAAGAAGTGGCACGACTTCCCTAGAAGGCAATTGTGAATCATCACTGGAGGGAGTGGAGTTCGCTAAGAAGCCCACATTTTCTAAACGTATGGGATGCAATAAAACTGAGAGTAATTTTGAACCCTCAGAAAGGCCTGTCACAGAGGAAATTGATAGCAATTTTAATAATCCAAATAATATATCTTCTAAAGCTATTGTTTATCCCTACGTTgaacaaaataatgatataaCAGCAGCGTTACTAAACAATGAGCTTTTCCAAGGCCCATCACTATCTGAAGAAGTCACAGATTGGTTCGGTGCTAGTGAAGATATCGGGCTGGAATTTGTAGAGCCATGGACAGAACTTATTGAACAACGGTACATGCAATGCGGAGATGGCGATAACAATAACTTTGAGAATTTATACAATTTATTTGTGAATAGTTATGACATCGATAATGATACTGATAACTCAAGGCCGATAACACGTAAATAA
- the SIP1 gene encoding Sip1p (Alternate beta-subunit of the Snf1p kinase complex~similar to YDR422C), whose product MGNSPSTQDPSHSNKKEHGYHLHEAFNKDRQGSITSQLFNSRKSTHKRHASHASDHNGAIPPRMQLLASHDSSSNGDGSINNDNTIDSVPSPLFKKDYSLSAVADANDTTLASLSLNDDHDEGAPEEQVKSPSLLSPGPSMATVKQTKSDLDDLSTLNYTMVDETTEDERNNNSHHERHRSSIIALKKNLLENSATASPSPTRSSSVHSASLPPLIKTDSIDIPVRQPYAKKPSVHAYQYQYLNTDSKFSESLQIDKEKNSDSVDAEAGVLQSEDMVLNQSLLQNALKKDMQRLSRVNSSNSMYATERLSHSNNNGDSENNIRNKGNSGGSNDDFTAPISATAKMMMKLYGDKTLMERDLNKHENKTKKAQNKKLRSASNSRRSSFASLHSLQSRKSVLPNALNLQPLHPLHPIINDNESQYSAPQHREISHHFNSMSSMSSISSTNSTENTLVVLKWKDDGNVAATTEVSIVSNDIASALKEQRELSLDENASLDSEKQLNPKIRMVYDDVHKEWFVPDLFLPAGIYRLQFSINGLLTHSNFLPTATDSEGNFVNWFEVLPGYHTIEPFRNEADMESQIKLTSDEESPKRPELKRLSSSSRKSSYYSAKGVERPSTPFSDYRGLSRSNSINMRGSFVRLKASSLDLMAEVKPEKLEYSNEIPNLFNIGDGPTASAKGDFDDLPPQDRPSFTHKVVDCNQDDLFSTLQQGGNIDAETAEAVFLSRYPVPDLPIYLNSSYLNRILNQSNQNSESHDRDEGAINHIIPHVNLNHLLTSSIRDEIISVACTTRYEGKFITQVIYAPCYYKTQKSQGNNHNFNSQ is encoded by the coding sequence ATGGGGAACAGTCCTTCTACTCAGGATCCATCgcattccaacaaaaagGAACATGGATATCATCTTCATGAAGCATTTAATAAAGATCGTCAGGGAAGCATAACTTCTCAATTGTTTAACAGCAGAAAGAGTACCCATAAAAGACACGCCAGTCATGCCAGTGACCATAATGGTGCCATTCCCCCTAGAATGCAATTACTTGCGTCCCACgattcatcatcaaatgGTGATGGAAGCATCAACAATGATAATACTATCGATAGCGTACCCTCTCCCTTATTTAAAAAGGATTATTCTTTGTCCGCTGTTGCGGATGCGAATGACACTACGTTGGCTAGTTTATCTTTAAATGATGATCATGATGAGGGTGCACCCGAAGAGCAGGTGAAATCTCCGTCGCTCTTGAGTCCCGGTCCATCAATGGCCACTGTTAAACAAACTAAGAGCGATCTGGACGATCTATCTACTTTGAATTACACCATGGTTGATGAAACAACAGAAGATGAACGAAACAACAATTCACACCATGAAAGGCATCGCTCGAGTATCATTgcattgaagaaaaatcttttaGAAAATTCAGCTACTGCCTCCCCTTCTCCGACAAGGTCTTCATCGGTGCACTCTGCATCACTGCCTCCCTTAATCAAGACGGATTCCATTGATATTCCTGTAAGACAGCCCTATGCAAAGAAACCATCTGTCCATGCATACCAATATCAATATCTAAATACTgactcaaaattttctgagAGCTTACAGATAGATAAAGAGAAAAACAGCGATAGTGTAGATGCAGAAGCAGGGGTACTTCAAAGTGAAGATATGGTTTTGAACCAATCGCTTTTACAAAATGCTTTAAAAAAGGATATGCAACGTCTTTCAAGAGTAAATTCCTCCAATTCAATGTATGCTACAGAAAGGTTAAGCCACAGTAATAACAATGGCGATAGTGAAAATAACATTCGTAACAAGGGGAACTCGGGAGGTTCTAACGACGATTTTACCGCACCTATATCTGCTACCGcaaaaatgatgatgaaattgtaTGGTGATAAGACCTTAATGGAAAGAGATTTGAATAAGCACGAGAATAAGACAAAGAAAGCacagaataaaaaattaaggTCGGCCtcaaattcaagaagatCCTCATTTGCTTCTTTGCATTCTTTACAATCAAGAAAGAGTGTCTTACCAAACGCTTTAAATTTACAACCTTTGCATCCACTACATCCAATTATTAACGACAATGAAAGCCAATATTCTGCACCGCAGCATAGGGAAATATCTCATCACTTTAATTCCATGTCAAGTATgtcttcaatatcatcaacAAACTCTACCGAAAATACTCTAGTTGTTTTAAAATGGAAGGACGATGGTAACGTGGCTGCAACCACGGAAGTCTCTATAGTAAGTAATGATATTGCTTCTGCTCtcaaagaacaaagagAGCTTAGCTTGGATGAGAATGCAAGTTTAGACTCAGAAAAACAATTAAATCCTAAGATCCGCATGGTTTATGATGATGTGCATAAGGAATGGTTTGTTCCGgatcttttcttgcctGCAGGAATTTATAGACTACAATTCTCCATCAATGGTTTATTGACCCACTCAAACTTTCTTCCTACGGCTACAGATTCAGAAGGCAATTTTGTCAACTGGTTTGAAGTATTGCCCGGTTACCATACGATCGAGCCATTTAGAAATGAAGCAGATATGGAATCACAAATAAAGCTGACATCAGATGAAGAATCGCCCAAAAGGCCTGAACTTAAAAGATTGTCTTCCTCCTCTCGAAAATCTTCGTACTATTCTGCTAAGGGTGTTGAGAGACCAAGTACACCGTTCTCGGATTATAGAGGCTTAAGTAggtcaaattcaataaatatGCGCGGCTCATTTGTACGCCTGAAAGCAAGTAGTTTGGATTTAATGGCTGAAGTCAAGCCTGAAAAGTTGGAGTATTCGAATGAAATACCAAATTTATTTAATATAGGCGACGGCCCTACGGCTTCTGCAAAGGGAGATTTCGATGATTTACCTCCTCAAGATCGTCCCAGCTTTACGCATAAAGTGGTTGACTGTAACCAAgatgatttattttctacTTTACAGCAAGGTGGTAATATTGATGCGGAGACAGCAGAGGCGGTGTTTTTGAGTAGATACCCAGTTCCTGACTTGCCAATATACCTAAATTCATCCTATTTGAACCGAATACTAAATCAAAGCAATCAGAATTCGGAATCGCATGATAGGGATGAAGGTGCGATAAACCATATCATACCTCACGTGAACTTGAACCATTTATTAACAAGCAGTATTAGAGATGAAATAATCAGTGTAGCTTGCACCACAAGATATGAGGGGAAATTTATCACCCAGGTAATTTATGCACCTTGTTATTACAAAACACAAAAGTCCCAGGGCAACAACCATAACTTTAATTCACAGTGA